Proteins encoded together in one Bacteroides zoogleoformans window:
- a CDS encoding tetratricopeptide repeat protein, which yields MKNRISRILCTALCCAPLLATAQTGEKNTSPQRLYQEGKTLFRQKAYAAAVSPLQMYVRQMQADGQPLPDTGQRQEAEYMLVCTAYELRNPKSMELLRAFLDDYPDTPHANRIYALIASTCFFEEKYDEALAMFNSTRLDLLAPEERDDMTYRLATSYLKTGNVKEAAVWFETLRSTSRRYAADCAYHISYIRYTQGRHDEALNGFLTLQQNEKYRSLIPYYIAEIYLIKKQYDQAEAVAKNALAAHSDGLSYAHTAEMNRVLGTAEYHSGKYHEAMKSLAAYLEHNSEATPRRDALYMLGMSRYQCGVYSQVADVLSRVTTEQDALAQNAWLHMGLAYLQLADKSNARMAFEQAAAGNADRKIKEQAAYNHALCIHETSYSAFGESVTVFEKFLNEFPSSAYADKISGYLVEVYMNTRSYDAALRSIERIAQPGRAILEAKQKILFQLGTQSFANTQFEQAIGYFDRSVALGQYNLQTKADAAYWLGEAYYRLNRMREASRNFNEYLSLTRQRDTQMFALAYYNLAYIAFHRKEYATAENNFRNFVRLDKGEHPLVLADAYNRIGDCCMHVRRFDEAKQCYTKTESLGTPAGDYSYYQMALVTGLQKDYAGKIVLLERLASKYPDSPYAINALYEKGRSYVQSNNNRQAIAAFGELLDKYPESPVSRKAAAEIGLLYYQSDDYARAIEAYKHVVTRYPGSEEARLAMRDLKSIYVDTDRVEEFAALAAQMPGAVRFEPSEQDSLTYIAAEKTYMRGEVSAAKSSFLRYLQSYPNGAFSLNAHYYLCLTGKEQKDGEAVLEHAGKLLEYPDNPYSEEALLMHGEILFNRRQYAEALADYKKLQAKASTAEHRRLGTIGILRCGALTGNDAEVIHAATALLAEANLTPELRNEALYHQAKAYLNQKADKKAMDNLRLLAKDTRTLYGAEAKYLVAQQLYAGHEYAAAEKEILDFIDQSTPHAYWLARSFILLSDVYVAMNKKIDARQYLLSLQQNYGADDDIEKMINERLEKLK from the coding sequence ATGAAAAATAGAATATCTCGAATACTCTGCACCGCACTTTGCTGTGCACCTTTACTCGCGACAGCACAGACCGGCGAGAAAAACACATCTCCCCAAAGACTCTATCAGGAAGGTAAAACCTTGTTCCGGCAAAAAGCCTACGCCGCTGCCGTCTCTCCGCTACAGATGTATGTACGCCAAATGCAGGCAGACGGACAACCGCTGCCCGACACGGGACAACGGCAGGAAGCGGAATATATGCTGGTATGCACCGCCTACGAACTAAGAAACCCTAAGAGTATGGAACTATTGAGGGCTTTTCTGGATGATTATCCCGACACGCCCCATGCCAACCGCATCTATGCGCTCATCGCTTCGACTTGCTTCTTTGAAGAGAAATACGACGAAGCACTTGCCATGTTCAACTCCACCCGCCTCGACCTGCTGGCACCTGAGGAACGAGACGACATGACCTACCGTTTGGCTACCTCTTACCTGAAGACAGGCAACGTCAAAGAAGCGGCCGTATGGTTCGAGACCCTGCGCAGCACAAGCCGGCGATATGCCGCCGACTGCGCCTATCATATCTCCTACATCCGATATACTCAAGGCAGACATGACGAAGCACTCAACGGCTTTCTGACTTTGCAGCAAAACGAGAAATACAGAAGTCTCATCCCCTACTACATCGCCGAAATCTATCTGATAAAGAAGCAGTACGACCAAGCCGAAGCGGTGGCCAAGAATGCTTTGGCCGCTCACTCCGACGGACTGTCATACGCCCATACGGCCGAGATGAACCGTGTGCTGGGAACAGCCGAATATCACTCCGGCAAGTATCACGAAGCCATGAAATCTCTTGCTGCCTATTTAGAACATAACAGCGAAGCTACACCCCGAAGGGACGCTCTTTACATGCTGGGAATGTCTCGCTACCAATGCGGCGTGTATTCGCAGGTGGCTGACGTCCTCAGCCGGGTAACCACCGAACAAGACGCCCTCGCACAAAATGCCTGGCTGCACATGGGGTTGGCCTATCTGCAACTGGCCGACAAGTCCAATGCGCGCATGGCTTTCGAGCAGGCAGCCGCCGGCAACGCCGACCGTAAAATAAAAGAACAGGCAGCCTACAATCATGCCTTGTGCATCCACGAGACATCCTATTCCGCTTTCGGCGAATCGGTGACCGTTTTCGAGAAGTTCCTGAACGAATTCCCCTCTTCGGCCTATGCTGACAAAATCAGCGGCTATCTGGTGGAGGTATATATGAACACGCGCAGCTACGATGCGGCCCTCCGCTCCATAGAGCGCATTGCCCAACCGGGCAGAGCCATTCTGGAAGCCAAGCAGAAGATTCTGTTCCAGCTCGGCACACAGTCTTTTGCCAATACGCAGTTCGAACAGGCCATCGGCTACTTCGACCGCAGTGTGGCTCTAGGGCAATACAATCTCCAGACCAAAGCCGATGCGGCCTACTGGCTCGGTGAGGCTTATTACCGCCTGAACCGGATGCGTGAAGCCTCGCGCAACTTCAACGAATATCTATCACTCACCCGACAGAGGGATACGCAGATGTTCGCACTTGCCTACTACAACCTTGCCTACATCGCCTTCCACCGTAAAGAGTATGCAACGGCAGAAAACAACTTCCGTAACTTTGTCCGGTTGGATAAAGGGGAGCATCCCCTCGTGCTGGCCGATGCCTACAACCGCATCGGCGACTGCTGCATGCACGTGCGCCGCTTCGACGAAGCCAAGCAATGCTATACAAAGACCGAGAGTCTGGGCACTCCCGCAGGAGATTATTCTTACTATCAGATGGCATTGGTGACCGGTCTGCAAAAAGACTATGCCGGCAAGATAGTCCTTCTGGAACGTTTGGCAAGCAAATATCCCGATTCTCCTTATGCCATCAATGCCCTCTACGAGAAAGGACGTTCCTATGTGCAGAGCAACAACAACCGACAGGCCATTGCGGCTTTCGGCGAACTGTTGGACAAATACCCCGAGAGTCCAGTCAGCCGCAAAGCTGCCGCGGAAATCGGCTTGCTTTATTATCAAAGCGATGACTACGCTCGTGCCATCGAAGCCTATAAACACGTAGTCACCCGCTATCCGGGAAGTGAAGAGGCCCGCCTTGCCATGCGCGATTTGAAGTCAATCTATGTGGACACCGACCGCGTGGAAGAGTTTGCAGCCCTTGCCGCACAGATGCCCGGGGCGGTGCGCTTCGAACCGAGCGAACAGGACTCGCTGACTTACATCGCCGCGGAGAAGACATATATGAGGGGCGAAGTTTCCGCAGCCAAAAGCAGCTTTCTTCGCTACCTGCAAAGCTACCCCAACGGCGCCTTCAGCCTGAACGCACATTACTACCTCTGCCTGACGGGAAAAGAACAAAAGGACGGGGAGGCTGTGCTGGAACATGCCGGGAAGTTGCTGGAATATCCGGATAATCCCTACTCCGAAGAAGCTTTACTGATGCACGGCGAAATCCTCTTCAACCGCCGGCAATATGCCGAGGCACTTGCCGACTACAAGAAACTGCAGGCCAAAGCCTCCACCGCCGAACACCGCCGACTGGGTACCATCGGCATACTGCGCTGCGGAGCACTGACCGGCAACGATGCCGAAGTGATTCATGCCGCCACAGCTCTGCTGGCCGAGGCCAATCTCACTCCGGAACTGCGCAACGAAGCACTGTACCACCAAGCCAAAGCCTATCTGAATCAGAAGGCCGACAAGAAAGCCATGGACAACCTCCGGTTGCTGGCCAAAGACACCCGTACCCTTTATGGTGCGGAAGCCAAATATCTGGTGGCGCAGCAACTCTATGCAGGGCATGAGTATGCCGCTGCCGAGAAGGAGATACTCGACTTCATCGACCAAAGCACTCCTCATGCTTATTGGTTGGCACGCAGCTTCATTTTGCTCTCGGATGTGTATGTGGCCATGAACAAGAAGATAGATGCCCGCCAATATCTGTTGAGCTTGCAGCAGAACTATGGCGCCGATGACGACATTGAGAAAATGATTAACGAGAGACTGGAAAAACTGAAATAA
- a CDS encoding TonB-dependent receptor has product MRKLRYILAGMVLTAASSAAVAQTQAKDTTVNRTVIVEQEYNPDIMDASKINVLPQVEQPAASKKEVEYDASLAPAGNIPASIMPVYGGKETQAEAHPGYVRLGHGNYGNLDVHANYLFTLSDKDRLNLMFKMDGMNGNLKQPEIEEKWGSYYYHTNASVGYTHAFSKVDMDIAGRFGLSNFNFLPFSARNKQKFTSGDVHFGVKSTADDLTLRFRAETNLMFYERQQDFIGNGINETTVRTLAETIGNLSESQLVGVAFHMDNTFYNNYQFQTHHALNFNPYYQLLGEDWKVRIGAHTDLAFGFGKKVRFSPDVAAQYTFSDNYTLYAQAKGGKLQNDFRRLETLHPYGLITEQTDATYEQLNAALGFKASPAPGVWLHLYGGYQSLKDDLMFFPEFDDSMTLLLRTVQTDTKNIYAGAEVNYSYKDLIHLTASGVYRNWRADGEEVTQARVLAFKPAFEANFRIDVRPVSSVLVGLGYQHASREKVEDPKVAAIGNLYLNGSYELFKGIAVYARANNLLNKNYQYYWMYPAQGVNFVGGVSFHF; this is encoded by the coding sequence ATGAGAAAGTTAAGATATATCCTCGCCGGAATGGTACTGACAGCCGCCTCTTCAGCAGCCGTGGCACAAACGCAGGCCAAAGACACGACCGTGAACCGGACGGTCATTGTGGAACAGGAGTATAATCCGGACATCATGGATGCCTCGAAAATAAATGTGTTGCCCCAAGTGGAGCAGCCTGCCGCCAGTAAAAAAGAAGTGGAATATGACGCTTCCCTCGCTCCCGCCGGAAACATCCCAGCAAGCATCATGCCGGTATATGGCGGCAAAGAAACGCAAGCAGAGGCTCACCCCGGCTATGTGCGTCTGGGACATGGCAACTATGGCAATCTTGATGTACATGCCAACTATCTGTTCACCTTGTCCGACAAAGACCGCCTCAACCTGATGTTCAAGATGGATGGCATGAACGGCAACCTGAAGCAACCCGAAATCGAAGAGAAGTGGGGTTCTTACTACTACCACACCAACGCCTCGGTGGGCTACACCCATGCCTTCAGCAAAGTGGATATGGACATTGCCGGAAGATTCGGGTTGAGCAATTTCAACTTCCTGCCCTTCTCTGCAAGGAACAAGCAGAAATTCACTTCGGGCGACGTACACTTCGGCGTGAAGTCTACCGCCGACGACCTGACACTCCGCTTCCGGGCCGAGACCAACCTGATGTTCTACGAGCGTCAGCAAGACTTCATCGGCAACGGCATCAACGAGACCACAGTGCGCACGCTGGCAGAAACCATCGGTAACCTCTCTGAAAGCCAACTCGTGGGCGTGGCATTCCACATGGACAACACGTTCTATAACAACTACCAGTTTCAGACCCATCACGCCCTGAACTTCAATCCCTATTATCAGCTTCTGGGCGAAGACTGGAAAGTGCGCATCGGCGCACATACCGACTTGGCATTCGGGTTTGGCAAGAAGGTGCGCTTCTCGCCCGACGTGGCAGCCCAATATACCTTTTCCGACAATTATACCCTCTACGCACAGGCCAAAGGCGGTAAGCTGCAGAACGACTTCCGCCGTCTGGAGACCCTCCATCCGTACGGACTGATAACGGAACAGACCGACGCTACCTACGAACAGCTGAATGCCGCCCTCGGCTTCAAGGCAAGTCCGGCTCCCGGAGTCTGGCTGCACCTCTACGGCGGCTACCAAAGCTTGAAGGATGACCTCATGTTCTTCCCCGAATTCGACGACTCCATGACCCTCTTGCTGCGTACGGTGCAAACCGATACGAAGAATATCTATGCGGGAGCAGAAGTAAACTACAGCTACAAAGACCTCATCCACCTCACCGCATCGGGTGTGTATCGCAACTGGAGAGCGGATGGAGAAGAAGTGACCCAAGCAAGGGTGCTCGCTTTCAAACCGGCTTTCGAGGCCAACTTCCGCATCGATGTACGCCCCGTATCGTCCGTACTCGTGGGGCTCGGCTATCAGCACGCTTCGCGCGAAAAGGTGGAAGACCCCAAAGTAGCAGCCATCGGCAACCTCTATTTGAACGGCAGCTACGAACTCTTCAAAGGTATCGCTGTATATGCGCGTGCCAATAATCTATTGAACAAGAATTATCAATATTATTGGATGTATCCTGCCCAAGGCGTCAACTTTGTAGGTGGAGTAAGCTTTCATTTCTAA
- a CDS encoding ComF family protein — MRDILKTWIDSFVRLFFPCRCAVCGNSLQEGEEGICMRCNIDMPRTDFHLHADNPVERMFWGKIPLVRASSFFYYRKGSDFRHILHRLKYGGRQDLGETMGRFMAAELLSVDFFRDVNVILPVPLHPRKQKSRGYNQSECIARGISHVTDIPVDVSSVSRRKHTETQTRKSAYERWENVDGIFCLHRPEHFAGKHVLIVDDVLTTGATVTACADAFKDVEGIRFSILTLAVADS, encoded by the coding sequence ATGAGGGATATACTTAAAACTTGGATTGATTCTTTTGTACGGTTGTTTTTCCCATGTCGGTGTGCGGTATGCGGAAACTCCTTACAAGAGGGGGAAGAGGGCATTTGCATGAGGTGCAACATTGACATGCCACGGACTGACTTTCATCTTCATGCGGACAATCCTGTGGAGCGCATGTTTTGGGGAAAAATACCTCTGGTGCGTGCTTCCTCTTTCTTTTATTATCGCAAAGGTAGTGATTTTCGTCATATCCTGCATCGGCTGAAGTATGGCGGACGGCAGGATTTGGGCGAAACTATGGGGCGTTTTATGGCGGCGGAGTTGCTGTCTGTCGATTTCTTTCGGGACGTAAACGTCATACTTCCCGTACCTTTGCATCCTCGTAAGCAGAAGTCGCGCGGATATAATCAGAGCGAGTGCATCGCCCGTGGCATATCCCATGTGACAGATATTCCTGTTGATGTCTCCTCAGTATCGCGCAGGAAGCATACCGAGACACAGACACGCAAGTCTGCTTATGAACGTTGGGAGAATGTGGATGGGATTTTCTGCCTGCATCGCCCGGAGCATTTTGCCGGAAAGCATGTGTTGATTGTAGATGATGTGCTGACTACCGGCGCCACTGTCACGGCTTGTGCCGATGCCTTCAAAGATGTGGAAGGTATTCGATTCAGTATCTTGACATTGGCAGTGGCCGATTCGTAA
- a CDS encoding 3'-5' exonuclease produces the protein MENFAAIDFETANEQRCSVCSVGVVVVRDGELTDSYYSLIRPEPEYYTYWNTRVHGLTQADTAHAPLFPSVWQEIAPRIEGLPLVAHNKAFDESCLKAVFRVYCMDYPDYDFHCTLQAARRVIRGLPNYQLHTVAACCGYRLEQHHHALSDAEACAWIAMQIFK, from the coding sequence ATGGAAAATTTTGCCGCAATTGATTTTGAAACGGCTAACGAACAGCGTTGCAGCGTGTGCAGCGTAGGAGTGGTGGTTGTGCGGGATGGGGAATTGACGGACAGCTATTATAGTCTCATTCGTCCCGAACCGGAATATTATACTTATTGGAACACGCGTGTGCATGGGCTGACGCAGGCTGATACGGCGCATGCACCGCTCTTTCCGTCGGTCTGGCAAGAGATAGCTCCGCGCATTGAGGGATTACCGTTGGTGGCGCACAACAAAGCCTTTGATGAAAGTTGCCTGAAGGCTGTTTTCCGGGTATATTGCATGGATTATCCCGATTATGACTTTCATTGTACATTGCAAGCGGCACGCCGTGTCATCAGGGGACTGCCGAATTATCAGCTGCACACGGTGGCGGCCTGCTGCGGTTATCGATTGGAACAGCATCATCATGCCCTGTCCGATGCCGAGGCTTGCGCATGGATTGCGATGCAGATTTTCAAGTGA
- a CDS encoding S41 family peptidase, giving the protein MRNFLQIRRMAALLLVAGAVCFLSFKSGDSHNFKIAKNLDVFNSIVKELDMFYVDTINPDKTIREGIDAMLYSLDPYTAYYPEDDQSELEQMLKNSYGGIGSIITWNAKLKRSMIAEPYENMPAANVGLKAGDILMEIDGKDLAGKNNQEVSEMLRGQVGTSFKLKVQRPGVEKLLEFDIVRRSIQLPFIPYYTMLDNHIGYINLSTFSGNPSREFKQAFLDLKKKGITSLVIDLRNNGGGLLEESIEIANFFLPRGKTLVTTKGKMRQAGSTYKTLREPLDLEIPLAVLVNGGTASSSEILAGSLQDLDRAVVIGNRTFGKGLVQTTRPLPYGGTIKLTTSKYYIPSGRCVQAIDYKHRNEDGSVGRIPDSLTTVFHTVAGREVRDGGGVTPDITVKQDKLPNILYYLVNDNLIFDYATEYCREHTAIPAPEKFKVTDADYADFKAMVKKTDFKYDQQTEKILKNLKEMAEFEGYLKDASEEFKALEQKLKHNLDRDLDHFSKEIKAMIAIEIVKRYYYQRGSIIEQLKDDNDLKEAVKILTAPAKYKEMLSSF; this is encoded by the coding sequence ATGAGGAATTTTTTACAAATACGCCGGATGGCTGCTCTGCTTCTTGTGGCAGGGGCTGTCTGTTTTCTTAGTTTCAAGAGTGGCGACAGTCACAATTTTAAAATAGCCAAGAATCTGGATGTGTTCAATTCTATCGTGAAAGAGTTGGATATGTTCTATGTGGATACCATTAATCCGGACAAGACCATTCGGGAGGGCATTGACGCCATGCTCTATTCCTTGGATCCTTATACGGCGTACTATCCGGAGGATGATCAGAGCGAGTTGGAACAGATGTTGAAAAACTCTTATGGCGGCATAGGCTCCATCATCACATGGAATGCAAAGTTGAAACGTTCCATGATTGCGGAACCTTATGAGAATATGCCGGCGGCCAATGTGGGTTTGAAGGCGGGAGATATCCTGATGGAAATTGATGGGAAAGACCTTGCCGGAAAAAACAATCAGGAGGTAAGCGAGATGCTTCGCGGTCAGGTTGGCACGAGTTTCAAGCTGAAAGTGCAACGTCCGGGTGTGGAGAAGTTGCTGGAGTTCGATATTGTCCGTCGTTCCATCCAACTGCCGTTTATTCCTTACTATACGATGTTGGATAACCACATTGGCTACATCAACCTGAGCACTTTCTCCGGAAATCCTTCCAGAGAATTCAAACAGGCTTTTCTGGACTTGAAGAAAAAAGGGATTACTTCTCTGGTGATTGACTTGCGAAATAATGGTGGCGGCTTGCTGGAAGAGTCTATCGAGATAGCCAACTTCTTCTTGCCTCGCGGCAAGACTCTTGTGACGACAAAAGGTAAGATGAGACAAGCCGGCAGCACTTATAAAACCTTGCGTGAACCATTGGATTTGGAAATACCCCTGGCAGTTCTTGTCAACGGAGGTACGGCTTCTTCTTCAGAGATACTTGCGGGCTCTTTGCAGGATCTTGACCGTGCGGTCGTCATCGGTAACCGGACTTTCGGCAAAGGCTTGGTGCAAACCACCCGTCCGTTGCCGTACGGAGGTACGATAAAACTGACCACGTCGAAGTACTACATCCCCAGCGGGCGTTGTGTGCAAGCCATAGATTACAAGCATCGGAATGAGGATGGCAGTGTAGGACGCATACCGGATAGTCTGACGACTGTATTTCATACGGTTGCCGGCCGTGAAGTGCGCGACGGTGGTGGGGTGACTCCGGACATAACGGTGAAGCAGGATAAATTGCCTAATATTCTTTATTATCTGGTCAATGATAATTTGATATTCGATTATGCCACGGAGTATTGTCGAGAACACACCGCGATTCCTGCACCGGAGAAGTTCAAAGTCACGGATGCTGACTATGCCGATTTTAAAGCAATGGTGAAAAAGACTGACTTTAAGTATGACCAGCAGACAGAGAAGATACTGAAGAACTTGAAAGAGATGGCAGAGTTTGAAGGTTATCTGAAGGATGCTTCGGAAGAGTTTAAAGCCTTGGAACAAAAACTGAAACACAATTTGGATCGCGACCTCGACCATTTCTCTAAAGAGATAAAAGCGATGATTGCCATAGAAATCGTAAAACGTTATTATTATCAGCGTGGCAGTATCATTGAACAGTTGAAAGACGATAATGACTTGAAGGAGGCGGTGAAAATTCTGACTGCCCCGGCAAAGTATAAAGAGATGCTGAGCTCCTTCTGA
- a CDS encoding inositol monophosphatase family protein, giving the protein MEDLRILTEAVCRIAREAGHFLKEERKNFHREVVEEKRAHDYVSYVDKESEKRIVAALGQLMPDAGFIAEEGSAVYRDEPYCWVIDPLDGTTNYIHDNAPYCVSIALRDKHSLLLGVVYEPCRDECFYAWKGGGSYVNGEEMRVSAIEKAEEAFIVAELPYNFEQYARTGEHLIRELYGKVAGIRMNGSAALALCYVAAGRFDAWLEAFIGKWDFSAAALMVLEAGGKVTDFYGNEHFMDEHHIIATNGPLHPLFVKLVQEVPPLNM; this is encoded by the coding sequence ATGGAGGATTTGAGAATACTGACAGAGGCTGTATGTCGCATAGCTCGCGAAGCGGGACATTTTCTGAAGGAGGAACGGAAGAATTTCCATAGGGAAGTGGTGGAGGAGAAACGTGCACACGATTATGTGTCTTATGTGGACAAAGAATCGGAAAAACGGATAGTGGCCGCACTCGGGCAGCTTATGCCCGATGCGGGGTTTATTGCGGAAGAGGGTTCTGCCGTTTATCGCGATGAACCTTATTGCTGGGTGATAGACCCTTTGGATGGAACCACGAATTATATCCATGACAACGCTCCTTATTGCGTCAGCATTGCTTTGCGTGATAAACATTCCCTCCTTCTGGGGGTAGTCTATGAGCCGTGCCGGGATGAGTGTTTTTATGCTTGGAAGGGAGGAGGATCCTATGTGAACGGGGAGGAGATGCGTGTTTCGGCCATCGAAAAAGCAGAAGAAGCCTTTATTGTTGCTGAACTGCCCTACAATTTTGAACAATATGCCCGTACGGGTGAACATTTGATACGCGAGCTATATGGAAAGGTGGCCGGCATTCGCATGAACGGTTCGGCGGCTCTGGCCCTTTGCTATGTGGCTGCCGGACGCTTCGATGCTTGGCTGGAGGCTTTCATCGGCAAGTGGGACTTCTCGGCGGCTGCCCTCATGGTGCTGGAGGCGGGTGGTAAAGTGACCGATTTCTATGGCAATGAGCATTTCATGGATGAACATCACATCATTGCCACCAACGGGCCTCTGCATCCCTTATTCGTGAAATTGGTACAAGAAGTTCCACCGCTTAATATGTAG
- a CDS encoding FAD-dependent oxidoreductase: protein MKSFLIACLSILFTSFIPYDDAQDNQIDVLVVGGGASGVTSGIQAARMGVKALIIEETEWLGGMLTAAGVSAIDGNYNLPAGLWGELKNRLSDYYGGLDAMRTGWVSNLLFEPSAGNAVLHEMTQAEKNLSVWKQATLKDLKREGECWLAVVQTKDKGLKTVRAKVLIDATELGDVAKLCGVKYDIGMESRSDTNEDIAPEKGNNIVQDITYVAILKDYGKDVTISQPEGYDPKEFACACANPICITPKEPDRVWSKEMMLTYGRLPNNKYMINWPIEGNDYYINLVEMTPEERKKALEYAKHYTLCFVYFMQHELGYKTLGLADDEYPTTDRLPFIPYHRESRRIHGLVRFTLNHITHPYTQVEPLYRTSIAVGDYPVDHHHTRYHGYEELPNLYFHPIPSFGLPLGALIPQEVEGLIVAEKSISVSNIANGTTRLQPVVLQIGQAAGALAALSVMQQKKVSEVGVRSVQKAILDAKGYLMPYLDVPAEDIRFKSYQRIGSTGILKGVGRNVKWSNQTWLRADTLLLASELQGLSDVYPHVNLSRRGDTPVTVEEAVEIIRKVAVEENLKGNMMKRAEQVWQEFGMKNFDLKRAILRGEMAVLIDQLLDPFNNKEIDIKGQFIQ, encoded by the coding sequence ATGAAGTCTTTCCTTATAGCTTGTTTAAGCATTCTGTTTACGTCTTTTATACCTTATGATGATGCGCAGGATAATCAAATAGATGTACTCGTGGTGGGCGGTGGTGCCAGTGGAGTGACTTCCGGCATTCAGGCGGCAAGAATGGGGGTTAAGGCGCTAATTATAGAAGAAACCGAGTGGTTGGGAGGAATGCTTACCGCTGCAGGTGTCAGCGCCATTGATGGAAATTACAATCTGCCTGCCGGACTTTGGGGAGAATTAAAAAATCGCTTGTCTGACTATTATGGAGGCCTTGATGCGATGCGTACAGGCTGGGTCAGCAATCTGCTTTTTGAGCCATCGGCAGGTAATGCTGTTCTACACGAAATGACGCAGGCAGAGAAAAATCTGTCAGTCTGGAAACAAGCCACTTTAAAGGACCTCAAACGAGAAGGTGAATGTTGGTTGGCAGTTGTGCAAACCAAGGATAAGGGGCTGAAGACAGTTCGTGCCAAGGTGTTGATTGATGCAACCGAACTTGGGGATGTGGCAAAGTTGTGTGGTGTGAAGTATGATATAGGTATGGAAAGTCGCAGCGATACCAATGAAGATATTGCTCCTGAAAAGGGGAATAATATCGTGCAGGATATCACCTATGTAGCAATTCTTAAAGATTATGGAAAAGATGTCACTATTTCACAACCGGAGGGGTATGACCCGAAAGAGTTTGCTTGTGCATGTGCAAATCCAATCTGCATTACCCCTAAAGAGCCGGACCGCGTTTGGTCTAAAGAGATGATGCTGACCTATGGAAGGCTTCCTAATAATAAGTATATGATAAATTGGCCGATAGAGGGTAATGATTACTACATCAATTTAGTAGAGATGACTCCTGAAGAGCGAAAGAAAGCACTGGAATATGCCAAACACTATACCTTGTGCTTCGTCTATTTCATGCAACATGAACTCGGCTATAAAACATTAGGACTTGCCGACGATGAGTATCCCACGACAGATAGACTTCCTTTTATTCCCTATCACCGGGAGTCACGGCGTATACATGGTCTGGTACGCTTTACTTTGAACCATATTACACATCCTTATACGCAGGTGGAACCGTTGTATCGCACAAGCATTGCTGTCGGGGATTATCCGGTTGATCACCACCACACACGTTACCATGGTTATGAAGAGTTGCCTAATTTGTATTTTCATCCCATTCCTTCGTTTGGCTTGCCTTTGGGCGCACTGATACCTCAAGAGGTAGAAGGTTTAATCGTAGCAGAGAAATCCATTTCTGTCTCTAACATAGCGAATGGAACCACCCGCCTGCAGCCGGTTGTTTTGCAGATAGGACAGGCAGCAGGCGCATTGGCGGCTTTGTCGGTGATGCAACAAAAGAAGGTGAGTGAGGTGGGAGTAAGGAGTGTACAGAAGGCGATATTGGATGCTAAAGGTTATCTAATGCCCTATTTGGATGTTCCGGCAGAGGATATCCGGTTCAAGTCTTACCAACGAATCGGCTCTACGGGTATTCTAAAAGGAGTGGGACGCAATGTGAAATGGAGTAATCAAACCTGGTTGCGGGCCGATACTTTGCTCCTTGCATCAGAATTGCAGGGCTTATCGGATGTGTATCCCCATGTAAATCTTTCTCGGAGAGGAGATACACCGGTCACCGTGGAAGAGGCTGTTGAAATTATTCGTAAAGTAGCAGTTGAGGAGAACCTGAAAGGGAATATGATGAAGCGGGCAGAGCAGGTGTGGCAAGAATTCGGGATGAAGAACTTTGATTTGAAACGTGCTATATTGAGAGGAGAAATGGCAGTGTTAATAGATCAGCTGCTGGATCCTTTCAATAATAAGGAGATAGACATCAAGGGACAGTTTATTCAATAG
- a CDS encoding NUDIX domain-containing protein → MEHPLSQFRYCPKCGSARFEIHNGKSKRCADCGFVYYFNSSAATVAFILNEQNELLVCRRAKEPAKGTLDLPGGFIDMAETGEEGVAREVKEETGMTVTDAQYLFSLPNIYVYSGFSVHTLDMFFLCKVTDTQHFKAMDDAAELFFLPLKDIRPEEFGLHSIRKGVKKFIDEYASD, encoded by the coding sequence ATGGAACATCCCCTTTCTCAATTCCGGTATTGTCCGAAGTGCGGTTCCGCCCGGTTCGAGATTCACAACGGCAAGTCAAAACGATGTGCCGACTGCGGTTTTGTCTACTACTTCAACTCTTCGGCCGCCACAGTGGCGTTCATTCTGAACGAACAGAACGAGCTTCTTGTATGCCGTCGCGCCAAAGAGCCGGCCAAAGGCACGCTGGACCTGCCCGGCGGTTTTATCGACATGGCAGAAACGGGTGAAGAAGGTGTCGCCCGCGAAGTAAAGGAAGAGACAGGCATGACGGTGACAGATGCACAATACCTCTTCTCACTACCCAACATCTACGTTTATTCCGGTTTTTCCGTACACACGCTGGATATGTTTTTTCTGTGTAAAGTGACCGACACACAACATTTCAAGGCGATGGACGATGCCGCAGAACTTTTCTTCCTCCCATTGAAAGACATACGGCCGGAAGAGTTCGGACTACATTCCATCCGAAAAGGAGTGAAGAAGTTCATCGACGAATATGCCTCAGACTGA